The sequence ACTATAGTGGAAGTTGTGCGTGACTGCCCGAGGAGGCTTTAAAAAAGGATTGAAAATAGGCCGATTAAATGGAGTACGTATTATACATTTCGCTTGGCactgtatacattttttgatattgtgAACACATAAATCATGaatgaattttatgaattgcGACGGTATACCAGCTCTGTTGGTTTTCTGAATCTGAACAAATTTACAATAGAGAAAAAAGATCCActgaaatgtatatttaaaaaaaaataaaacatcctGTCTATTGTTCGTGGACTATGTCTGccggtttttgagatatccaACCGCCGCATAGAACATGTTCAATTTGGTGATATAAAAGATAGCTGGAATAAACTTTCGCTTGTATCGTGATTGCAAACGAACTTTCTTTCAGATTGATGTGATTTGTTTGGCAAATGCGGCTGAAAACCTTCTCGCGATTGTGCGAAAATCCATATATATTTGTCACAACATGATGCAGAACCTCGATAGCGCCTTGATACTAAATGAAAGGGACTACTTGCTCCACTACTACAAAGTAATGGCCCAAGAAGCCTTTCATAGAGGTGCAGAATTCAGCGCTTCAGGATTTTTCCCCGTTGATCACTCAACGATCTTATTTGTGGTTACCAATATATGCACGAATCTTGTGGCATTGTGCCAGTTCAATACTAAATAAGTGATGAATAAATGGAGAATTGTTATCTAAAGACAAGTATAAACCGCCAATTTctcttatattttataatcccTTAAACACCAAAACCCTTTCCGTATAATTAGCGGCAAAAACACCGAGAATAGCGGgcttaatttccaaaaacaatcCCCTAAATCTCCAGTGTTTTTGAGCCTCCCAGCGTTTTTTAATCGAGGGATCCACTTCAATTAACTTCACCCCTCCAGGGAGGAGGGCAAATATCCCTTGCGCCAGCCCTAATTATTATCATGCTTAAAAATGGTTAGCCTCGATTTGTTTacttataaaaattgcttgaCCGGCCTTAAACCCCTTTACATATTCAGTTCACGTTTTATTTACCCCATTGCCCgattttaaattctgttcaTCTCACACATCCTCACTCtcatattatcattttttcatcTCTTTTAAACCCATTTTAACGTTTAGAAATTGAGCAAGTTGGGCTTAATCGTGGAATGTTAAGTGCGCCAGCCTTCGTGGAGGCAAACCAAAGGCGAACTCTGTAGTCGAAAGTGGTGAATCGATGGtcatgataaaaaaaatgcgttaTTAGGGCGTCATCCATCATATTTCAGCCTTCAGCGTCATTCTTGGGACGTCTTTAGAATGGGCAGAAAAAGCGCATTAGATAAACCTTTATCGTTTTTGTTCGTGTAGGAAGGAAGATGTTACAGTTTAATGTGGGGCTGGGACAGGCCCGGATTTATgctttttctttcaatttgaagcctaggtgggttagttcaggttagtttggTGTAGATATGGATCccattttcttagaaaaattgGGTTTCTGGCCTCAAAATGCGAGGGCAGGCAGTTTCAAGCTAGACCAGAAGCTGATATGGGACCAGGCATTGCTAAATTGTTCCTCTCGAGTGGAGCGATCTGCAGACAATAATACAGAGTGTCCTAAAAACATATCGAGAAACTTTAAGAGGTGGTGGAAGGCatcaatacatattttttattaaataaacatatgcccGTAAATTAGCCCTTTGAGCAGAAACAGGCCAATATGGTTTTAGTCATTATAACCACTTTTTGTTCGTGTTGTACGTTGctttaatgataaataaacgatggcttacagtaattgttcaaaatgtcgaTCATTTGCTTCCATACAAAGATTGCACCGTCAGTTCATTGATTCGCGGACTCTATGAGCTATTTCGGGAAAGGCTTCTAGATGGGTGCAACTggtcattattttttgtaaggGGCCTTCCTCACTACGAGTAGGCGTGTCGTAGACCAGAGATTTGAGATAacttcaaaggaaaaaatccagggTGTTGAGATCAGGAGAACGGGCGGACCAGGCTACAGCATCTCCTCTTCCAATCCACCGGTGCATGTCAGTAAGTACTTCAAACAAGAAattaacatatattttttgtttcgtGAGTATgtgtttattaaagaaaaaagtttgtgcTGATGTCCTCCACCTTAAattttgtcggtatatttttggGACGTTCTGTATACAGAACGTGCCCAATCTACTCACACTCTCATCCGACAACTTcgttccaattttattttcatctgCTGCGATGTCTTTTCTCTAGCTGCTGCTCCCCCTAcgcattgaaaatattacttttccacctaaaaaaatattcaaagggGTTGCACCAAAGCAACCTCTCTATTGGCATTCACTctcaattttcatatttatgaGCTTATGGTTTTTACAAGTCCCTTGACCCCGGTTGGTAATATATATGCGAATCTCCCCAACAATTCGCAACCATCAAGGGAAACATGCTCTGTTAAAATTCGCcctgaataaaatatttttactacaCACCTTGTTTCTTTCAAATTGTCTCTCTTTCTGATGATGATAAACgaggttttttcaaaaaggttttaatttaacattcaCAAGCACAATCATTTTTTTCCGagcaaaagaattattaatgaagCCGTTAAAAGGTTTACTATTGTCGTTTTTCCGCACGAATTCCCTTCATGGTCCGTAATAACACACAATCAATCATTAACGCAATCACAATTGAAAACGCACAACTTATTTTCAAGATCCATAGGGGGAGTAATAAATGTGGTGAATTTGCGTGGTGATAAATCAGACACCAAATCCCCGAAAAATTCCTCCAATAAAAGGAAACCCTTGTTCTACTTATGCATAATCGTGTCTTATTCGAGGAAACTtctggaaacttttaaaaagcGTCTGCATATTTCAAAGCGATCTGTGCGCCCCATCTTGTTCGACACACACCGAGTTTCACTCTTAGACAAACAGAATCTAAaccaaaatttataaaagtttcCAACTCAATGTAGTTGAAAGTCCCTGGAGAAGTTTTCCTTCCTCAGGAACTAATTCTATTGCCACAGCAATggcaaaattttttgatttgaagattttcttagGTGCTCAGATCATTTATTCCGTTTCCGTACAGTTCCTTTACTACTAAATCGGCACTAAACCTTTCCGATTCCAAGCCGGAACTTACGAGAAGATTACGCCTTTTGTCCGGGATTTAATCTTCCAACATGGGATGTCAAGTTGGGAGAACAACTTCTTTGTTTGCCCCGGTTTCGAGTATCTCACTTCCGAATTAAGCCTCGGCTTCGAAAAAAAGAGGCGAGAGCGTATGCAAATTAACACTTACATATGTAAGCAGTTTCAGTTTTTATCTCGAGACCTTTGGGGCCTCAATTTGATTCCTGCAAGCCCAAATCCCGCGCTCCCCAAGCAGCTTACCGCGGCGGTTTTCGGCTTTGCTTCATAAATATACAAAGTCTGTGAAGATTGCAGTGAAACAGTTTTGGTGTGGTTGAggttaaatattcaaatgttaGATTCGCTAAATTGGAGCATATGTAATTAGGAAGATAAACTGAGTTGAAATTTGGGTATATTAGACTTCAGCAATCAGGGGGTTATACAAGCTGATATAGCTCGTTCCGTACGTGTATCTAAATCTTATATACATTTTACCCCTCTATCACGGACTTGATAGCAAGCGATGATAGTGAGGAACTAGTACATTAGCTAAAGCGTTTTCAGGTGACATGGTATTTACTAGtatattcgaaattttaactcaCGTGAGGTGAGGTGATGATAGTTTTCAGAGGCGGCTAGAACAGACAAGCATGGTTGTCGATGGGCACCTCCCTAGAGCCGGTCTGGTAATGTACACAGGTAACGCAGAAATGATTTTCATAGTTTTGCCATACGCTTTTAGCAATGGCGATAATGAGAAAACATCCAATAGGTAGCTTTTAGAGGTAATTAAAACGTGCGGAAAAAATTTAGAAGGGGACTGGTCATTTTACCTCACTATCACGCATATTTATAAAGGATAATAGTGAGAAATTATGCCTACTGCCGTCTACCTCACTATCACACTTTTTTGAGTCGCGATAGTGAGGAACTATAATATTATAAAGTGAGCATGTTTTCAACCcgattaaaataaacaaaaacgaaataaattggtgcttttcattattttatcagTTTAAAAGGTTATCTTAATGGGGGACGCGGTTGATGGGGCAACGGGGAAATGGCTGATTAAACGAGATATATTTTAATGGGTTTATAATGGTAAATATGCAGAGGACTTTGACAATGAATGCACCAATCACTCTATGTTATTCCGTAGTTTTAATTCTCATATTAAGCTGACGGATATCAAGGAACTTATCCATCATAAAATCAATAGATACCTTCTCTGCACAAATACCTCACTTCATTACCCACTTAATTCCAATCTGTCCCCTTTAGATAACGAATAAATTGACTTTCAGAGCAATAAGATCTCAATCAAATTTGCGTCTCTTGTCGAACAAACACTCCACTCATATCTGCTGACcctgtagaaaaaaaatgggcACAAATTCGATAAGAAATTGAAACCCCAACGTAAATTGTGGAAATTTATTCGATTGGTCTTTTGCTTCCTTTccaaagcaaataaataaatatcgcCTCAGCCGGAAACTTTTAGCGCGGAATTCCGGGGGTTTAGATTTATGGAGCCAGGAAACTCCGGTCTTTAACTTTGCTATGGATTTTATGTACAGCCAGAGAAATATATCGTCCATTTATACCTGGAAAGTGTCAAAACAGTAAAGGTATCGATAGGTGGGACCAGCACAGCAACCAGGTTTGATTGGAAAAGTAAAACTTCTTTGCGAAGTTTGtgacaagtttttaaaacttcagATTTTGCCCCACCAAAGTTTGCCAATATCTCTGGCCCCCAATGGAAGATCCAAAAGTAATTAACGTTATGCTTAAGTTCACGAAATTTTTTCAACTCTTGCTCTAAAGCTTGCGAACATTTTTCTCAGCTCTTCAAAGTGTGTCTCCATATTCAATCCTGTCCCTTGCTCCCTCAGAAGTTTGTGACGCTTTTTCAACTTGTGAAAAATCATATCTCTGGGCcttttatataattttgccCTCTCTCGCTCTCTCTCTTTCTGGAGTTTGTGATACTTTTCAACTCATGAAAATATACGAAGGATTGTCTTCAGTTTATGAtacgtttaaaaattttctgtttaaatTTCGTCCCTTTAAAGTTTGTCAGTGTTTGCAGCTTTCATTGAATAATTTAAGGTTGCTCGGGGTTTGTGATAATTTCGAATCGGCTGCATAAGCgacaaatttcaaatcagCTTTACCACCGATTTAAGCGAGTTCGAAAGCTATTAATCACCCTTTGGAGTACAGTCTGTTTACTTTCGGAAACACCTCATTAATACTCTTAATCGAGGAAATTAAAACCgataaaaagcaatttaaaaaattattcgcCCGAGCTTTTAATAAGATAAATTGCAGCaaacttactttttttcaATCCTTTAGGGCTGAATTAAAGATCGCAAAGTTTAATTATGTAGTTCTGCGTTTCGAATCGAAGATACCCCAGGGGGGTCATCAAGATAATTGGGAAAAATTATGCAGAGAAACGCGCAAATCTCCAAAAGTAATAAGTTTAAAAGCCCCCAGACTTACGAGACCTATTTAAATCTTGGCCTTGTAAAAAGGGCCTTTTTACCCAACAACGGCTTTTCATACATCTGCGATATCGCGTTCCTCCCTGatgttattacaaaattactCGTTTAGGGGTTATTTGCGGAAGAGCAAATGGAAAGCAAACATTGCTTTATAACTTCCTTCATTAGAATTTCGTTTATTGTGTGTCTAGAGGACTGTAATTGGGAATAAGTTTTCACATCACCAAATCGCGATACGAGGGTGTTGAAATATTGcctgttaaaataattgtttacgCAAGGGTGGactgtattattttattgcagaCCTTGGCCTAAACGTATGCGAAGAGTctccaaaaaggaaaaaaacttttagaaaattctgaGAGCTTTGTTTTTGCCaacagcaataaaaaatactaaattgaattaacttttatatttcctAATATCATGCACGCTCTCCATATGAAACAACTTGTAAAACACATCAGGAATCCTCTCCTCTTTCGTCTTCACATCCACCACATGCCTCAACTGCTCATCCTCATCCTCCGGTATACTCTCCAACCTACTCTGGTCTCTCAGACCTTTCTGTTGTAAACTACCACCTCCGTTCTGCTTGAAGTACATTGTTAACCTTCAAAAACCACACGTCAGCTTTATGAGCAACATTTCTAGCCCCAAACCAACCTCGATTGCATCTCTGCCAGTTTCCTGGCACTGCACAAAGGAGTGTCGAACGGGATAACTTGCTTGAATTTCTTGTAGTCCACGACATGGGTATTTTGCACGTCATCATAGTCCACACAAGGTAGGAATCTGTGTCCCCACATTATGTCTGCGTTGCTATATGACGTGCGATTTTGAGACACTTGTCCTGTTATGGTAGAACTGCCTTCAGCTACTGCCACTATCTCATATCTAAAATCATGTTGAAGTTAGTTTTCCTTGGTGGTGGTCAGCAGCACCGACCTGGTGTGGAGGAACTCTAAAGGGCGGAATTTCCAGAGAGGACTGCCCTCGTCTATCACGTGTTCAATCTCCAAGGGAAAAATGAGCAGGCCATGAGGTTCTATCGTCATCTCAATCATCTCGAAATCCTCATCCAGCTTGTCCTGCTCCTTGTCGATGTAGTATAAGGAGATATGAGTGCCGCACCaaattttcctggaaaaatCGTGGATTCGGAATATGAAACACATCTTTCCATCTCGCAGGCACACCTAAAATGGTCTTATCACCAATGTTACGAATGACTGAAAAACTGACTTACCACTGCTCTTTTGCTGAAGATGGCTGAAGAATTAGAAAACGGTTTCGAGGTCTTCACGTAGACCACACTGACCAACGCTCCCTGGACGAAGGTGTTAAAAATAGCCTGTAACATCAGTAGTACCCAACCACCCACACAATGCTCTGTGGGATACCTATAACCATAACCTATAGTAGTCATGGTCTCAATGCTTAGAAGAAGATAGccttcaaaatatatttaacataaattcattttataaagAGGCTCAAAGTGAGTTTTACCAGTGAAAGTTTTAGCATTGACAATACAAGATTGGTTTTTGACCACGTTGTCGAAATCGCCACTCGTTTTAGCCAGGAACATCCAAAGGAAGCTGAAGAGGATGAAGCAGGCTAAGTTGACTAGGAAGAGAGTGGTCAGGATCCATCTCCACTGAAGGGTGAGAAGGGTGTTCCCCAAGTCTCGGAAATAGTACAAGCTCTTGTGGGGAAGTTTTTTGAGAAAGGTGTTGAGCCTGCCTGATTTCCTGACTATTCGGGCCAGGTAGCATTTCTTGGCAAAGCTGGATGTGTATTTTCTAGGAAATAGTTAACTTTTGATGATCAGACTTGACTAAATTAGATAGAATtagggaaaaaaaattactcaaatcCTTCATTTGTTGGCATTTGGAGGTGACTACTCAGttttattcggaattttttacttaattttcgAAAGTTTGTGCTTATTTTCAATATGGACCTGAGATATGATTTTTCCAGAAATAGTGAAGTTAGCTATGCTTTTTCAACTTCTAAAAATTCGCATATCTacaaattatgaataatttttgagtctaaatttcatattttcagaGTTGGTGGCAATGTTTTAACCTCACTCTAATTCCTCACTTGTTGGTGAtactttttcaacttttcacAATTCATCTCTATAAATTTGATCACTAATTTGGATGTTCAGCAAACAGATTCTCAACTCATCTCACTCATTTtcaattcttaattttattccctGATAAGTTTGTGACTATTGTTCAACACTGCACTATTCACCTCTTTACAGAACTTATGAATAGTTTTGGCGCTcacaaatgaataaaaaatttcatattccAAAATTTGCGCCAATTTCGAACTCTTACTATTAGACAATGACTTACATTTCCCTTTAAGCTTCTAATACTGTttcaattcttaaaaattgatCTCTCtcaagtttataaataaattttcggaGCTCATCAGCGATtgcatatttaatttgaagcaCATTTTCAACCTTTGCCTTTTCAACCCTTTCCGAAGTTTAATTTCACCGCATTTACACAGTGAGACTTTATGTCTCCAAAATTTGGGATCTTCTACATTAATTATTTGGAAGatgtaaattgttaaatttgacTGAAGCCTAAAATCGCTTTGTAAACATTAAAAGCTACGGAGTTCTCCCTTTACAGAGCTTTCACAGAAATCAACAGATCGGAGCTGTAGTTTAGCTTAAAGTTGCTTGATTTGGAAGATATAGTTTTGCTAATTTTGGTCtctgaagaaaattatgaagtgAAGGAAATGGAGAACAACAATgcgaaaaattggaaaaatatcagAAGACATGGAGCGACTGTGGAAGCCCAGATATTTAGttccaagaaaaatattgttttcaaacCTTTTAGGACAAATTGAGATATTTCGAAGAGCTTCTTTTTGcacaattattcaaattagtcacaattcatgtaaaattaaacaataaagaCGTACCTCTTTCTCCTTTGCTTCCTCAACACCAACAAAGGCTCCAATGATTTGACTGTATCAGTAGGACTCAACCCTTCTTCCCCACTATCGGTATCACTAAACTCATCAAACTCAACTTCGACATATTGGTCAGTGTTCGCATTATATTCCAGCATTCTAAATTGCGAGATTCGTTCTCGTAGATATGCTTTATCTCGTCGGAAATatcttatttgtttttgattaCTCAACTGCTTAAGCTTTCAGTCAACTGCACATTAGCGAATCTCCGTGATTATTGATTCAGGAGTTTTTATGACTGAAACCGTTTACGATTACTTTAAGATAAGACATgtgtttacaaaatttgtagGTAGGAATTCGAATGTGTGTATACACAAGTTCTGGGTTGGCGAGTGTTAAAACTACCGAGGAGTTGAATTAATCATCGCAAAATACAAGGGATTAGTTGAAAAAGGGATGATGCGAAGTAGGGGAAAGGagaagaaatgaaaatgaaaaaataataaataaatagttaaggaagtaagtaaataaatcaacACGAGAGAAGATGCGAAAAAGAACCACGTAAAGATTGCTCCTTGGTATTAAAGCT comes from Euwallacea similis isolate ESF13 chromosome 9, ESF131.1, whole genome shotgun sequence and encodes:
- the LOC136411024 gene encoding G protein-activated inward rectifier potassium channel 3-like, whose product is MLEYNANTDQYVEVEFDEFSDTDSGEEGLSPTDTVKSLEPLLVLRKQRRKRKYTSSFAKKCYLARIVRKSGRLNTFLKKLPHKSLYYFRDLGNTLLTLQWRWILTTLFLVNLACFILFSFLWMFLAKTSGDFDNVVKNQSCIVNAKTFTGYLLLSIETMTTIGYGYRYPTEHCVGGWVLLMLQAIFNTFVQGALVSVVYVKTSKPFSNSSAIFSKRAVVCLRDGKMCFIFRIHDFSRKIWCGTHISLYYIDKEQDKLDEDFEMIEMTIEPHGLLIFPLEIEHVIDEGSPLWKFRPLEFLHTRYEIVAVAEGSSTITGQVSQNRTSYSNADIMWGHRFLPCVDYDDVQNTHVVDYKKFKQVIPFDTPLCSARKLAEMQSRLTMYFKQNGGGSLQQKGLRDQSRLESIPEDEDEQLRHVVDVKTKEERIPDVFYKLFHMESVHDIRKYKS